Proteins found in one Plasmodium gaboni strain SY75 chromosome 13, whole genome shotgun sequence genomic segment:
- a CDS encoding putative small nuclear ribonucleoprotein E — translation MATTNKKLQKIMTQPINQIFRFFTNKTVVQIWLYDKPDMRIEGIILGFDEYMNMVLDQTKEISVKKNIKKELGKILLKGDTITLIMEVKDEEK, via the exons ATGGCTACGACAAATAAGAAgttacaaaaaattatgacCCAACCTATA AACCAAATATTTAGGTTTTTTACAAACAAAACGGTTGTGCAAATATGGTTATATGATAAACCTGATATGAGAATAGAAGGTATTATATTG GGTTTTGACgaatatatgaatatgGTATTAGACCaaacaaaagaaatatcagtaaagaaaaatataaaaaaggaacttggaaaaatattattaaaaggGGATACAATAACTTTAATCATGGAAGT aaaagatgaagaaaaataa
- a CDS encoding hypothetical protein (conserved Plasmodium protein, unknown function), with protein sequence MSNKIKEKKKLKKKKGKNDQEEKKIQKYMNNLWGFSSSENEEKKEHENENENENKDDIKYNTKQKNKNIKNNDNIMNIYNNNNNNDDDDKYLLNENHKKKKKDYTCDEKTNIIVNDKEKNNNNNINNTYNNKNVSVTIEKNKKVQEHLNKKYDNNNENKKFIKNTIIKNDMNDKNLYKEKLKEKKIFMDTVHEIRKMTLPYLDKFQRKNVQNYQIKTLGGKFEKSSKIHYTELMSRKKSIKKYILKRKEKDKILGVQTQTGNYIDMQDVFRKNKK encoded by the coding sequence ATGTCGAATAAgattaaagaaaaaaagaagcttaaaaaaaaaaaagggaaAAATGATCAAGAGGAAAagaaaatacaaaaatatatgaacaatTTATGGGGATTTTCATCATCagaaaatgaagaaaagaaagaacatgaaaatgaaaatgaaaatgaaaataaagatgatattaaatataatacaaaacagaaaaataaaaatataaaaaataatgataatataatgaatatatataataataataataataatgatgatgatgataaatatttattaaatgagaaccataaaaaaaaaaaaaaggattACACTTGTGATGAAAAAACTAACATAATAGTTAATGATaaagagaaaaataataataacaatattaataatacatataataataaaaatgtatcAGTGACaatagaaaaaaacaaaaaagtTCAAGAGCAtcttaataaaaaatatgataataataatgaaaataaaaaatttataaaaaatacaataatcaaaaatgatatgaatgataaaaatttatataaagaaaagttaaaagaaaaaaagatttTTATGGATACAGTTCATGaaataagaaaaatgaCATTGCCATATCTAGATAAATTtcaaagaaaaaatgttcagaattatcaaataaaaacaCTTGGAGGAAAATTTGAGAAAAGTTCAAAAATACATTACACAGAACTTATGTCTAGAAAAAAGtcaataaaaaaatatattcttaaaagaaaagaaaaagataaaattTTAGGAGTACAAACACAAACAGGAAATTATATTGATATGCAGGATGTTTTtagaaaaaacaaaaaaat
- a CDS encoding putative ubiquitin-activating enzyme E1, translating to MKNEEYKRLISLWGVEHQEILMSNSILFLGSSLLILEICKGLFLSGVSNLTIIDNEVIDKDNLRNYKLYYNSCNLNDYKCKVIEEYLIRTNRNINININSIIANPMEYFNNIFLKERKKVEKYKCNDKIKTHIDIVICNLNVKDNIYIEKLCNKHNINVITCNYTNMIGYLNICLKENNHFYIHNNNNYYYNSFFFYHYIALSLFNIPEINEYVKKIEYTSFKHNHVTNKILFLIKCYKDIYNIEQEKKNIIINKNKNKNNINTNSNNSNSNNNNNNINNYDIHSSEIINCNDILLYIKNKLLLTSLSFPYCQNITHEFLTLNNILCVIKKYKIQSDIHNYHNNFSISKNHISFFLIVYKSFIKENHDLPYLYDDINFEEQNINTILMKKKQQDIQKLKNIINKKKIKYSFYKPFTITYFRYFFSHFHNIRYIAKDQIKNNDELLKHWHKFLCLYEYSMDKKENKNNIY from the coding sequence atgaaaaatgaagaatataaaagatTAATATCCTTATGGGGTGTAGAACATCAAGAAATATTGATGAGTAATTCTATCCTTTTTTTAGGTAGTTCACTATTAATATTAGAAATATGTAAAGGTTTATTTTTGAGCGGTGTATCTAATTTGACTATTATAGACAATGAAGTAATAGATAAAGATAATttaagaaattataaattatattataattcatgtaatttaaatgattataaatgtaaagtgatagaagaatatttaataagaacaaatagaaatattaatattaatattaattctATAATAGCAAACCCAATggaatattttaataatatttttttaaaagaaagaaaaaaagttgagaaatataaatgtaatgataaaataaaaacacATATAGATATTGTTATATGTAATTTGAATGttaaagataatatatatatagaaaaattatgtaataagcataatataaatgttataaCATGTAATTACACTAATATGATAGgttatttaaatatatgtttaaaagaaaataatcacttttatattcataataataataattattattataatagtttttttttttatcattatatagCCTTATCATTATTCAACATACCagaaataaatgaatatgtAAAAAAGATAGAATATACCTCTTTCAAACATAACCATGtaacaaataaaattcTTTTCCTCATTAAATGTTATaaggatatatataatatagaacaagaaaaaaaaaatataataataaataaaaataaaaataaaaataatattaatactaatagtaataatagtaatagtaataataataataataatattaataattatgatatacATTCTAgtgaaataataaattgtaatgatatattattatatattaaaaacaaattacTCTTAACAAGTTTATCATTTCCATATTGTCAAAATATAACACATGAATTCTTAACATTgaacaatatattatgtgtaataaaaaaatataaaattcaATCTGACATCCATAATTATCATAACAATTTCTCTATATCTAAAAATCATATatctttctttttaattgtatataaaaGTTTTATCAAAGAAAATCATGATTTACCCTATCTATATGATGACATAAATTTTgaagaacaaaatattaatacaattttaatgaaaaaaaaacaacaggatatacaaaaattaaaaaatataattaataagaaaaaaatcaaatattctttttacAAGCCATTTACTATAACTTACTTTcgttattttttttctcactttcataatataagatatataGCAAAGGAtcaaattaaaaataacGATGAATTATTGAAGCACTGGCATAAATTTTTGTGTCTATATGAATATAGCATGgataaaaaagaaaataaaaataatatatatag
- a CDS encoding hypothetical protein (conserved Plasmodium protein, unknown function) — MKRKSIHLFFYMVILSFILYNKIINVLNSPINNCKNKNDDLNLKRGNDEDSNSRISTSTAVFYLSDERIYINEQHFTNIKILQNIFMERIKSYEYKEELDKLGLLNIKTLLYEDFKQEIYNSMKLIFQFIKQNFYYLCKYINEEKRRNNISGNNYLSDNEIFSIIKNKVINTNVEKNKKYLDLLNYLIKLKKIFNISFSMNLEKELRPIILITRVNLDNNSVHININNNMTEESIDEMKKEGSLKKDKSLEEISKSIFKPIKTNSLFVKISNTFKWPLNFYRNLCYKNNYKAASENWVSYFYDHNETLCHVETCGTGDCLFLSLKYLLENNGIKKNNFVVNKNVRESKFIPWYIEKVKQSNKVNYEVTDLRYITTFYVIKYFPGYSSDTDIDENHIKDKLDLLINLELTNYYLEKDLMYKMMKNKGSKENVQGILKETVEEEENIEEIDEKEYEDKNITEDTSDDKDHTKNNNNNNNNNNNNNINGDDDVTGRYNNDVNTNNNNDEEKDLIDFSDDPNDITNSNEEVQESREYSNSNNNYVIEKENAYDPYESFNSFSSASSDDDITYESKNNSSVSSSKKSNNGDVDSSLLTKEDEDGSSNHNDINKNDENNFNSDENLKPIYDLYSNEEITIYKVNNDDRSKGLKETRRYKSEPHYRIVYRNNNSSNTTNNYISPHFKNEENIDKNNKSITLSNNENNNNNGDEKKKKSINNNNVENKKELYDNESSHKSINEGAKKKTTKQQGIINYYEKDRSINNNSRSKSLSSKGDKLSGNEMNVSKRLEKIPINLSVKNEYKDNEKNNDKNISKDSRKDNNNNNIVIIDSEKKKSVSSNKSIFEKIKSMYYDNHDDTDDYAEILDEVHDDGYRLYELIFIKLVSLSKNKLKLNELMKLSKNDLKKLQGTNHKVKVIGSHMFSKKLSEGNVLPFYSFINIKNKLNNPFSDMDFSDKDYYVVVIKTSFNKDIKRKKDGLVTRSLLLNHRGDSISYWSIKNNDFHFTCDNKVIQTKTFKEKASAFFYERTRLGHVHWGDETDYDAFQKMFNIGLITFMNNNTKFFFSKSTFKEYPMHLLIYFYSGIHFEPGVHVVLKGKNETCHSSYKTGDIPNSFMEIPEK, encoded by the coding sequence ATGAAGAGGAAGAGTATCcatttattcttttatatgGTCATACTAtcattcattttatataataaaataataaacgTTTTGAATTCCCCAATTAATaattgtaaaaataaaaatgatgattTGAATTTAAAGAGAGGAAATGATGAAGATAGTAATAGTCGAATCAGTACATCTACTGCTGTGTTTTATTTGTCAGATGAaaggatatatattaatgaacAGCATTTTACTAATATTAAAATACTTcagaatatatttatggAACGCATAAAATCTTATGAATATAAAGAAGAATTAGATAAATTAGgattattaaatattaaaacattattatatgaagaTTTTAAAcaagaaatatataatagtatgaaattaatatttcaatttattaagcagaatttttattatttatgtaaatatataaatgaagagaagagaagaaataatatatcaggaaataattatttatcagataatgaaatattttcaataataaaaaataaagttattaatacaaatgtcgaaaaaaataaaaaatatcttgatttattaaattatttaataaaattaaaaaaaatatttaatatatctttttcaATGAACTTAGAAAAAGAGTTAAGACCAATCATATTAATAACTCGTGTTAATCTAGATAATAATTCTgtacatattaatataaataataatatgacAGAAGAATCTATTGatgaaatgaaaaaagagggatcattaaaaaaagataaatcTTTAGAAGAAATATCTAAAAGTATTTTTAAGCcaataaaaacaaatagTTTATTTGTTAAAATATCTAATACATTTAAGTGGCCTTTGAACTTTTATAGAAatttatgttataaaaataattataagGCAGCTTCAGAAAATTGGGTTAGCTATTTTTATGATCATAATGAAACCCTATGTCATGTAGAAACCTGTGGTACAGGTGACTGTTTATTTCTatcattaaaatatttattagaaaataatggtattaaaaaaaataatttcgttgtaaataaaaatgtaagAGAAAGTAAATTCATTCCATGGTATATTGAAAAGGTCAAACAATCAAATAAAGTAAATTATGAAGTAACTGATTTGAGATATATAACTACattttatgttattaaatattttccAGGATATTCCTCCGATACAGATATAGATGAGAATCATATAAAAGACAAGTTAGATTTGCTTATAAATTTAGAGTTAACCAATTATTATTTAGAAAAGGATTTAATGTATAAGATGATGAAGAATAAAGGTTCAAAAGAGAATGTGCAGGGTATTTTGAAAGAAACTGTTGAAGAAGAAGAGAATATTGAAGAAATTGATGAAAAGGAGTATGaggataaaaatataacagAAGATACAAGTGATGATAAGGATCACactaaaaataataataacaacaacaataataataataataataatatcaatgGTGATGATGATGTTACAGGTcgttataataatgatgtaaacacaaataataacaatgaCGAAGAAAAAGATTTAATTGATTTTAGTGATGATCCTAATGATATAACAAATTCTAATGAAGAAGTACAAGAAAGTAGAGAATATTCtaattcaaataataattatgttattgaaaaagaaaacGCTTATGATCCATATGAAAGCTTTAACAGTTTTAGTAGCGCCAGCAgtgatgatgatataaCATATGAAAGTAAAAATAACTCCTCTGTATCTTCTTCAAAAAAAAGTAACAATGGAGATGTGGATTCGTCACTACTTACAAAAGAAGATGAGGATGGTAGTTCTAATcataatgatataaataaaaatgacgaaaataattttaatagTGATGAAAATTTGAAACctatatatgatttatatagTAACGAAGAaattacaatatataaagtaaataatgatgatagATCTAAAGGATTGAAGGAAACTAGAAGATACAAGAGTGAACCACATTATAGAATTGTTTATAggaataataattcatcGAATACtacaaataattatatatcaCCACATTTTAAgaatgaagaaaatattgataaaaataataaaagtataaCATTAAgtaataatgaaaataataacaataacggtgatgaaaaaaaaaaaaaaagtattaataataataatgtgGAAAACAAGAAAGAACTTTATGATAATGAATCTAGTCATAAATCTATAAACGAAGGTGCAAAAAAGAAAACTACTAAACAACAAGgtattattaattattatgaaaaagatcgaagtattaataataattctaGATCCAAGTCCTTATCTTCTAAGGGAGATAAATTAAGTGGTAATGAAATGAATGTAAGCAAGCGATTAGAAAAGATACCAATAAATTTAAGTgttaaaaatgaatataaagataatgaaaagaataatGATAAGAATATTAGTAAGGATAGTCgtaaagataataataataataatattgtcattattgatagtgaaaaaaaaaaaagtgtTAGCTCaaataaaagtatatttgaaaaaataaaaagtatgTATTATGATAATCATGATGATACAGATGATTATGCAGAAATATTAGATGAAGTACATGATGATGGATATAgattatatgaattaatttttataaaattagtatcattatcaaaaaataaattaaaattaaatgaattaatGAAATTATCAAAGaatgatttaaaaaaattacaagGAACAAATCATAAAGTAAAGGTTATTGGTTCACATATGTTTAGTAAGAAATTATCAGAAGGTAATGTACTTCcattttattcatttattaatataaaaaataaattaaataatcCATTTAGTGATATGGATTTTAGTGATAAAGATTATTATGTAGTAGTTATCAAAACATCTtttaataaagatattaaaagaaaaaaagatgGATTAGTAACTCGAagtttattattaaatcaTAGAGGTGATTCTATATCCTACTGGTccataaaaaataatgattttCATTTTACATGTGACAATAAAGTAATTCAAACCAAAActtttaaagaaaaagcATCAGCCTTTTTTTATGAACGTACTAGATTAGGGCATGTACATTGGGGGGATGAAACTGATTATGATGCTTTTCAAAAAATGTTTAATATTGGTCTTATAACatttatgaataataaCACAAAATTTTTCTTCTCTAAAAGTACATTTAAAGAATATCCAATGCATCTCCTtatctatttttattcagGTATTCACTTTGAACCGGGTGTGCATGTAGTCttaaaaggaaaaaatgaaacatGTCATTCTTCATATAAGACAGGCGATATACCTAACTCTTTTATGGAGATACCAgagaaataa
- a CDS encoding putative N6-adenine-specific methylase — protein sequence MIFVKPILLLYLISLFLNNLNTYCNFLKLKKKKNIDLLYKLSKINENKNVVIKKKRSVSPLYFIKVYPLFYKNKIAFQNVNHNYVYTLKGMERNKWRMHDEKEVIENEENVYNNSNKDFLGLDCDSKNIVENMNNIEYKKDNNKKENNNDDNNNNDNISNKGKKRIIEKDMYGIPKEKLNIKRQTNKNIKSKYTYCKIKTYNETININYRKKKILSILEGTLKNKKLYSPDTYTRPMMSKVKESIFSVLTHLNIFNGYNINVLDVFTGSGNLGIECISRDVENVTFVDLSLNSCRTVYENLKLCNIYDTNKKILRADAMELLQNPYKFNVHEKYNLGFFTPPYEQIIYSDLIHNISNSKLFDNDGLIFIEYPKEINLLPKKVGNLIGLRNRKFGRTYYALYVINSTGKYIPYQNENEFYPLHYNRKQRRQEKYIE from the coding sequence ATGATCTTTGTAAAAcctattttattattatatcttaTAAGTCTATTTCTTAATAATTTGAATACATACtgtaattttttaaaattgaaaaaaaaaaaaaatatcgatttattatataaattaagtaaaataaatgagaataaaaatgtcgttattaaaaagaagCGCTCTGTTTCTCCTTTATACTTTATAAAAGTATAtcctttattttataaaaacaaaatagCCTTTCAAAATGTAAACCATAATTATGTTTATACGTTAAAAGGTATGGAAAGAAATAAATGGCGGATGCACGACGAAAAAGAAGTAatagaaaatgaagaaaatgtttataataaCTCTAATAAGGACTTTTTAGGTTTGGATTGTgattcaaaaaatattgtggaaaatatgaataacatagaatataagaaagataataataaaaaagaaaataataatgatgataataataataatgataacATTAGTAATAAGGGTAAGAAAAGGATAATTGAAAAAGATATGTATGGGATACctaaagaaaaattaaatataaaaagacaaacaaacaaaaatataaaatcaaaatatacttattgtaaaataaaaacatacaatgaaacaataaatataaattatagAAAGAAGAAGATTTTAAGTATCCTTGAAGGTACtcttaaaaataaaaagcTATATTCACCAGATACATATACAAGACCTATGATGAGTAAAGTAAAAGAATCTATATTCAGTGTATTAAcacatttaaatatatttaatggatataatataaatgtattagATGTATTTACTGGTAGTGGTAATTTAGGAATCGAATGTATATCAAGAGATGTAGAGAATGTAACTTTTGTCGATCTATCATTGAATTCATGTAGAACAgtatatgaaaatttaaaattgtgtaatatatatgatacgaataaaaaaatacttAGAGCAGATGCTATGGAATTATTACAAAATCCTTATAAATTTAATGTAcatgaaaaatataatttagGATTCTTTACACCACCATATgaacaaattatatatagtgATTTAATTCACAATATATCAAACAGtaaattatttgataatgatggtcttatatttattgaatATCCTAAAGAAATTAATCTCCTCCCGAAAAAAGTAGGAAACTTAATTGGATTAAGAAATAGAAAATTTGGAAGAACCTATTACGCTCTTTATGTTATTAACAGTACAGgtaaatatattccttatcaaaatgaaaatgaatttTACCCGCTTCATTATAATAGGAAACAAAGGAGGcaagaaaaatatatagaatgA
- a CDS encoding hypothetical protein (conserved Plasmodium protein, unknown function): MDNFLIELKKISEQYNNLLLEKXXXXXXXXXXCMIEKQMNTIKNTFTLLKYVQKLNDIIGKKNNYYKLMNEKIHNNNFTNKKNINILNNFLNKNTVNMQQIDNNFSNCINYFKIIETNDMIKKLNLLFSNTHTNLSLEKQQFLFVLLMNVLKKIIQSEEAIIEDVKSGNEFIHNFLYNNYILQQ, from the coding sequence atgGATAACTTTTTAATTGaactaaaaaaaatttctgAGCAATACAACAATTTGTTGTTGGAAAAAAANNNNNNNNNNNNNNNNNNNNNNNNNNNNTGTATGATAGAAAAACAAATGAATactataaaaaatacatttaCATTATTGAAGTATGTTCAAAAGttaaatgatattatagggaaaaaaaataattattataaattaatgaatgaaaaaatacataataataattttactaataaaaaaaatataaatatattaaataatttcttgaataaaaatactGTTAATATGCAACAaatagataataatttttcaaaCTGTAtcaattattttaaaattattgaAACAAATgatatgataaaaaagTTAAATCTACTTTTTTCAAATACACACACAAATTTATCTTTAGAAAAACAACAATTTTTGTTTGTCCTCTTAATGAATGtgttgaaaaaaataatacaatcAGAAGAAGCTATTATAGAAGATGTTAAAAGTGGTAACGaatttattcataattttttatataacaattatatattacaacagtaa
- a CDS encoding transcription factor with AP2 domain(s) → MFEENENEELMYFERNKESEKCQKFWESVICKGLGYTKEEIRRDVERSRREKERLLSILYGSVFTGPKYLLYSKKWRGKTLNEIINEDREKNLNKNNFRNIDLDNTYFCELSFGYMDTVEENDDKNKNQITNEIEKKNDKTHNIKKGGNTNTTQNKRKTQNGEKNTNTTNKELDEFYSKLNYLEKRSYKNRYRNENNTNKNNNNNNNNNNNNINSSNGRSSYSNQLSNDKYNEENSDDGKVIKYKYLPTGVFYSRVSKSFIANWIDDKTKKQIKIPYKISEYGIEKCMILAILSRNLRLSNLSNVLKCYDNLTDSQKEQMLHAIRTTQKSEKLFEDIINMNGNKKNENNIINNDNNMNNNTSMNNNNNNNNNSYVGNTNIFQYKHKNKQNTNEHKNTPIKKTLSEKKKVKQTYVNEEKLPTGVYFYQGSYVANWWETNQKKQFKVPFKISEYGIVRAKNLAIISRLIRSSSVPDINLILTQMENDHNLNDMDYTAIAELAYKYIENMARKQ, encoded by the coding sequence ATGtttgaagaaaatgaaaatgaagaattaaTGTACTTTGAGAGGAATAAAGAAAGTGAAAAATGTCAGAAATTCTGGGAATCTGTAATATGTAAAGGTTTAGGTTATActaaagaagaaataagAAGAGATGTAGAAAGATCTAGAAGAGAAAAAGAAAGACTTCTATCAATACTATATGGTAGTGTATTTACAGGTCctaaatatttattatattctaaAAAATGGAGAGGTAAAACGTTGaatgaaattattaatgAAGATAGAGAAAAGAActtaaataaaaataatttcaGAAATATTGATCTTgataatacatatttttgTGAATTATCATTTGGATATATGGACACTGtagaagaaaatgatgaCAAAAATAAGAATCAAATAACAAATGAGattgaaaagaaaaatgataaaactcataatataaaaaaaggaggaaatacaaatacaacgcaaaataaaagaaaaacacaaaatggagaaaaaaatactaatacaacaaataaagaattaGATGAATTTTATAgtaaattaaattatttagaaaaaagaagttataaaaatagataTAGAAATGAAAACAACACTAACAAaaacaacaataataataataataataataataataatattaattctTCAAATGGTCGTTCAAGTTATAGTAACCAATTATCcaatgataaatataatgaagaaaattCAGATGATGGCAAagttataaaatataaatatcttCCTACAGGTGTATTTTATAGTAGAGTGTCTAAATCTTTTATAGCTAATTGGATTGATgataaaacaaaaaaacaaattaaaattCCATATAAAATATCAGAATATGGTATTGAAAAATGTATGATTTTAGCTATACTCTCAAGAAATCTAAGACTAAGTAATTTATCAAATGTATTAAAATGTTATGATAATTTGACAGATAGCCAAAAAGAACAAATGTTGCATGCAATTAGAACAACACAAAAAAgtgaaaaattatttgaagatattataaatatgaatggtaataagaaaaatgaaaataatataataaataatgataacaatatgaataataacACATCTATgaacaataataataataataataataatagttaTGTAGgaaatacaaatatttttcaatataaacataaaaataaacagAATACAAATGAACATAAAAATACACCCATCAAAAAAACTCTCagtgaaaaaaaaaaagtaaaacAAACATATGTCaatgaagaaaaattaCCAACAGGTGTATATTTCTATCAAGGTTCTTATGTTGCTAATTGGTGGGAAACaaatcaaaaaaaacaatTCAAAGTACCTTTTAAAATATCTGAATATGGAATAGTCAGAGCAAAAAATTTAGCCATCATATCAAGATTAATTAGATCATCTTCTGTTCCAgatattaatttaattttaacACAAATGGAAAATGATCATAACTTGAACGACATGGATTATACTGCTATTGCAGAGTTGgcatataaatatatagaaaatatgGCAAGAAAGcaataa